The uncultured Paludibaculum sp. sequence TGCCCAGGCGGATTTTGAGCGCCTGATGCGAGCTCCGCAGGCCCAGCCGCCGCGCCGCCTCTCCGACCATATGTTCCACCACGCGCTGCAGTTGGCCGACGCCCACAGATTGCCAGTGCAGATGCATACGGGCCTGCAGGCGGGCAATGGCAACGTGCTGGAGAACTCGCGTCCCATACTGCTGAATAGTCTGTTCGCCCTCTATCCGAGAGTGTCTTTCGATCTATTTCACCTGGGCTGGCCGTGGATGGACGAGGTGGCAGCGTTAGCCAAGATGTATAGGAACGTGACGGCGGACCTATGCTGGGTGCACATCATCACGCCCACGGGAGCACGCCGGGCACTGCATGAGCTGATCGAAACGGTACCCCTCAACAAGATCCTCGGTTTTGGCGGCGATTACCGTTATGTCGAGCTGAGCTACGCGCACTCGGTGATGGCTCGCCGAAATATTGCCCAGGTCCTGACCGAGAAGGTGCGCGAGCGTGTGATGACCGAAACCGAGGCGCTGAAAGCCGCTCAGCTGATTCTGCACGACAACGCGGCGCGGCTGTTTCCACAACCCCGAGCGGGCAAAATGTAACGAAGATCTGATGGCGGACGTAGAATAAATGAGTCCGCCTGGGAATTTGGGGCCCCTGGCTGCGACTGCGGTTTCGGAGTCAACACAGTGCGCCTGGCAAGTTCTCTCTTCCTGCTTTTCGCGGTCACCGCGCCGTTTGTATCGGCGGATGACGGTGATGTCACGTTCAAGAGCGACGTAGCCCTGGTCCGGGTGGATGCCCAGGTGCTCGACCGGGATGGCCGCGCCGTCACCGGCCTGCGAAGGGAAGACTTCACCCTGACGCAGAATGGCCGCCGGCTGGAGATCCGCAACTTCGCGCGGGAAGAGATGCCGGTGGACGTGGTGCTGCTGCTGGACGTGAGCGGCAGCATGCGTTCGCATGTCCAGCGCATGGCCGACGCCTCGCATGACGCCCTGCGCGTGCTGGGGCCGAACGACCGGGTCGCGATCATGGTGTTTGACCGCGCGACGCGGGTGCGGCTGGCATTCCGCAGCAGCAAGGATGACGTCGAGCGCGAGTTCGAGAACCTGCTGCGCAGCGAGACCTTCAATGGCGGAACCGACATCACCCGGGCTCTGCTGGACGCGGCCAACTACATGCGGAAATCGGCTCGCAAGGACGCGCGGCGGGCGATTGTGATCATGACGGACGACCAGACGGAACGTGGGCGCAACGAGGCGCAGGTAGGCTCGGCGCTAGCCGAAGCAGACACGGTGTTGAGCGCGATCATTGCACCCGACGCCATGAGCAGCCGCGGCCCCGGCGGTTACCCGCAAGGCGGCGGGCGGCGCGGCAATTCGTGGCCACGCGGATCGTCGATTCCCGACATCATTTGGGGCGGTGGCGGGGGCACGCGCATGCCGGGCGGCGGTGGCAGCCGCTATCCGCAGGGCGGCGGCATGGGGTCGCGGACCCAGTCTGCGGGTACGTCGGAGATCGCGCGCGAGTCGGGCGGCGACAGCATGAACATTGATGACGCATCGGCGTTTGAGACCACGCTGGCGCGCATCCGGCAACGCTACGCTCTCTACTTCCAGTTGCCGGCTGGCACCAGGGCGGGGGAAGAACACAGCGTGCAGATCAGTCTGGCCGATTCGGTCCGCTCGCGCTATCCGGGCGCCGACGTCCGCTATCGCGGGAACTACCATGCACCGGTGGATATGGCCCCCGCGACCGGGGCGGACACCACGGTGGTGAGCCAGTCCCAGACGTCGCCAGATGGAGGATCCGCGCCGGAGCCCGCACGGCCTCGGCGGCGCGTGGTGCTTGACGATTCTTCCGGCCCGCGCGGCCCGAATCCGAATGTCGGTGCGCCGGCGGAGGGCGCCAGCACGGCGGTCAGCAACGTGGACGCCAAACCGGTCGCGGTGTCGACGGCAACGGCGACGGAAAAGAAGGGCTGGCGGCGCGCGGATGCGACGGACCTGACTCCGGCCCCGGAGCCGGCGGCGACGTCGAAGAAGAAGTAGCCGGGCCTTAGTACATGGTTTCGGAGCTTTGCACACGTATCGGCGGTAAGCGATCAGCGATCAGCAATCAGCCGTCGGCTACGCCGGCACGGGCTGAGTGCTGAGAGCTGACGGCTGTGTCGCAAACGCGTCATAAATCCGAACGTGAGTACTTAGCTGGCGAACCGGTAACCGGAACCACGCACGGTGCGGATGAAGCGCGGGAACTGCGGATTTTCCTCAATCTTCTGGCGCAGCCAGGCAACGTGCACATCCACGGTGCGCGTGGAAATGTCCGATTGATACTCCCAGACGTTCTTGAGCAACTCCTCGCGGGAGATGACCTTGCCGCGGTGGTCGATGAGGTAGCGCAGCAGCTGCAACTCCTTGCCCGCGAGATTCACCTGTGTGCCGTCCTTCAACAGCTCAGCTTTTTCGAAGTCCACCTGCACGGAGCCAAACTGGAACCGCAGCACCGCCGGAAAGCTCTCCTTGTGGACTCGGCGCAGCAACGCTTCCACACGGGCCAGCAATTCGGAAGGATCGAACGGCTTCGTCAGATAGTCGTCGGCGCCCAGCTTCAGTCCAACGACGCGATCGATCACCTGCGACTTCGCCGTCAGCATGAGGATGGCCACGTCGGAGCCCTGCTGGCGCAGTTCGCGGCAGACCTCCAGCCCGTTTTTCCCGGGCAACATGATGTCGAGAATGACAAGGTCGCACTGCCCTTCCCGGGCTTTGGCCAACCCCGTGAGGCCGTCCATGGCCGTGTCTACTTCATGGCCTTCGGCGGCGAGCAGGTCGGACAGAGTGAGCACCAGACCCGGCTCGTCTTCAATCAGCAGTATTCGCGAACTCATTGCGTTGCCCGGCGGGAACGGTGGGGATCGTCAGCACGAACTCCGTGCACTTCCCTGGCTCGCTCCTCACTGAGACGTTCCCTTCATGCGCTTCCGCGATTCTTTTGACGAGGCTCAGACCCAGTCCGGTTCCATGAATCTGATCCTCGACCGCTCTCTTCCCACGATAGAACGGATCGAAGATCTGGTTGAGCTCCTCGGGTGCGATGCCGGCTCCGCGATCGGCCACGCGGATCTCGACGGCCGAATCGCCGTCGGCGTTGGCCACACAGGCCCTCAACCCGATCCAGCGGCCCTCGGCGCCATACTTCGCGGCATTCGTAAGCAGGTTCTGGACCGCATGCTTCAGGGCAATGGGGTCGCCCAGCAGGGGCGGAACATCGCCATCGATCTTCTGCTCCAGCACGCAGCCGGACTTGTCGAGGACCAGCGAAGCCGAAGAGACTGCCGCGTCGAGGAGAGTGCGCACGTCCACGGCTTCCCGCTCGCCGATGGCCCGGCCGGCCTTGGCATTGGCAAAACGCAGCACCTGTTCCACCATGGCGGTGAGCTTCTCAGCCTCCTCGCGAATCAGGTTGCCATAGCGCTGCACCTGTTTCTCGTCGCGCACCAGTCCGCCGCTCAGATTGTGGCCCGCGGTGCGGATGACGGTGAGCGGCGTCTTCAACTCGTGCGACACGCCCGTGATGAACTCCATCTGCATGTGGGCCAGGCGCTGCGCGTTCTGCGTGTAGCGCACCAGCATCGCAATGGCGGCCACCATCAGCAGCAGCACCGACGAGGTGACGGCCAGGTTGCGCCAGCGCACCTGATTCACGACGGTCTCCAGTGAACCGGAACGGTGCCGCACGGACATCGTCCAGCGGCCCCACTCCGGAGGTCCTTCACGCGGGCCGCCGGGACCACCGCCTCCGCCCTTGCCGCCATTCCAGATTCGACCCAGGACCCGAGCGCGCGACATGGCCGCACGGCGCATCACCTGTTCAAACTGGACGTCCATCAGGTTTACGGTGCCGTCAGCCTTGGTTCCGATCTTGGCCTTGCCGTCCCCGGTCGAGCTGTAGATCAGTTGTTCAGGATGGTCGCGTAACGTAACTTCCACCTGGTATTCCGGCGCGGCGCTGCCAAACAGATGACGGTGCAGCAACTCGGGCAGCACGTCCTTCTTTACGGTGCCAAGATCGACCTCCACCAGCAGCCACTCCAGGTTCAGACGGAAGAACTCATCGCGCCGGAACTCGCGGATCTCCGCTCGCAACTCGCCAGCAGGCGGCAGCCCGGGGGGGCCGCGATTCCCCTCGGGCAGACCTGGCTCAGGCACACCGCGCGGGCCGGCCGACCGCGGGCTATCAGGAAAGCGCAGGCGCGGCAGTTCCACCACGGCCGACTCCGCCACACTGGCGGCCCAATAGGGCCGGCGCCCACCGAATTCGGCGTGGTTGAGCTGCGACTCCAGACGTTGCCGCAGCGCGTCCCATTCTTCCGGCCAAGCCACTGAGCGGAAGCTCTCACTCTCCAGATCGAGTTCCCGCAGCTTCACCGTGGTGCCGTCCGGCACGGCGACCAGCACACGGCGGAACAAGTGGGGGTGACGGCTGGATTCGCGCCAGCGCACATAGCGCGCGACATACTCCTGCTCTCGTCGCTCAGATTCGAAGGGTTCGCTGGCCACCAGCGCGGAACAGGCGGTCTGGACTTCGGCGTTAAAGTCCTGGCTCACGCGGCGCAGACTCGTCCCGAGGCTCTCTTTCAGCCTGGTCCGCTCGGCTTGGCTCACCTGCGAGATCCAGTCGTACTGCAGCCAACCGAGCGTGGCGAGCAGGGCAGCCAAAAGGCCGACGAACAGCCATGAGAGGAGCGCCTGCCGCTTGTTTTTGTGCAGGTCCAACATTCTAGGTACAGCCGGTGGGCAGGATGGATCCTATCTTCAGCATAGCTGACCGCCAGGACCGGGCCTGTCATCCGGACGTAAATCCTCGATCAAGAATGTTAAGGTGATTAAGTACAGGAGCCCGTTCAACGCGCCGGTGCCTTGCTACCACGCCCCGGCTGATCCTATTGGTGTCAATGCGTTGCGAGGGACCGAGGGGTCTGGCGGGAGCGGCAAACGGGGCTTTGCATAACTTTACCTCAAACCTGACACCGCAACAGGACGGCCCGCGTCCCACCCAACAGCCAGCAACCCGTGGCAGCCGTTGGGGTTTGAACCTGAGGAGCACCGGTCTGAAAGCCGCTGTAGCCAGGGCAACGTCTGGCCGATAGTTGGATCGAGCCCACCGAAACGAAGACACAACACACACTCATGAAACGGAATCCGATTCTTCTTACCGTCTGGCTGGTGCTGGCCCCTGGTCTTTTTGCGGAAACGCTGCCGGGCCGCTACATTGTCGAACTTACGTCGCAGCCTGTGTCTGAGTACATGACCGCCACGCGCGGCCGGCGCGCCAACCTGCGCGGCGCCGAGGCCGAGGCCCATCGCTCCCGGTTGCGCAGCGAGCAGGGCAGCATGCGCGCCAACATCGAAAAACGGCGAGGTGTAGTGCTCGAATCGGTGAATACCGTGGCCAATGCGCTGTTCGTGCAGGCCGATGAACAGACGGCGAAGGATCTGGCCCGGATGCCTGGGGTGCGACGTGTCGTGCCGGTGCGCATGATGCACCGCGTGCTCGATCGGGCCGTACTGCTGCACAAGGTCAGCGATGTGTGGAGTCAGTTCGGCGAGAGCAACGCCGGCGCGGGCATGAAGATCGGCATTATCGACACCGGAATCGAGATCAGCCACCCGGCCTTTCAGAACAGCTCCCTGACGGTGCCTGACACGTATCCGCGCGCCAACTCCTTCTCTGACCTCAACTACACCAACAACAAGGTAATCGTTGCGCGCAGCTATGTGGACCTGCTGCCCTATCGCGATATCGACTATTCGCCCAGCGATCACATCGGTCATGGCACCGCCCTGGCGACGATTGCCGCGGGGGGCCGCAATGAGGGTCCGCTGGCTACGATACAAGGCGTCGCACCCATGGCGTATCTGGGCGTCTACAAGGTCTTCGGCACGCCGGGCTACAACGACTACGCGTCCGACGACGCCATCATCAAGGCGTTCGACGACGCTGTCGCCGACGGCATGGACGTCATCAGCCTCAGCGTGGGCGACGACTTCGCGCCACGCATTGAAGACGACCCCGACGTCGCCGCCGTCCAGCGCGCCACCGAAGCGGGCGTCATTGTCGTCATCGCGGCGGGCAACAACGGACCGGGCATGAACACAGTGGGTTCGCCGGCGACAGCGCCCTCGGCCATCACCGTAGGAGCCACAACGAACGACCGCACCTTCGCCTCCAATGTCGAGATCTCCGGTCTCAGCTCCTACGTTGCCTACAACGGATATGAGCCGGCCGGATCCGTGCCCGTCACCGGCACTGTTGTAGATACGTCCACACTCAACGGCAACAGCCTGGGTTGCACCGCGTTCCAGTCGGGCAGCCTGAGCGGCAAGATCGCTTTGATCCAGCGCGGCGACTGCAATTTCGAGGACAAGATCAACAACGCGCGGAACGCCGGTGCGGTGGGTGTGCTCGTATACATGCGCGACACGGCGCCGGACCCCATCTATATGAGTGTCGGCGCCGCTACCCTGCCCTCTCAGGCCATCAGCTACGGCGATGGCTCCACTATCAAGCAGGCGCTGACCACGCAGTCCGATCTCTCCGCCACCATGCATTTCGAGGTTGGCAGCGTGCCGGTCACCGCGAACCGTCTCACTGATTTCAGCGCCGCGGGTCCTAGCGTGGACGGCGGCATCAAGCCGGAAATCGTGGCTGTTGGCGAGAACTTCTACACCGGCACCCAGACGATCGACTACTACGGCGACATGTACGACTCCAGCGGCTATGTCCTGGTGAACGGCACCAGTTTTTCGACGCCCTTTGTCGCCGGCACCGCAGCCCTCATCAAGAGCCTGCATCCGGGCCTGACGGTCGACCAATACCGCTCGATGATCATCAACAATGGGGCTACGGCCTCGAACCTGACCGGTGATCCCGCCTCCATCCAACAGGCGGGCGGTGGTCTCGTCGATGCCAGCGCGGCTGTCAACACGACGGTCACCGCCTATCCGGCCACTCTCGCGCTAGGCGCCGGCGGAACGGACGCCCAGGTGGCGAAGACACTCACCATCACAAACATCGGCGCTGGCCACGACACGTTCACCATCGCCGCCGAGACCGCAAACGAGCAGATGCGGCCGGTCGTCGACAACGCCACGGTGGAACTCGACTCCGGCGCGTCGACCGACCTGGGCGTGACCTGGACCGGTTCGGGCCTGACCAACGGCGCCTACCAGGGCTTTGTGACGATTACTTCCACAAGCACCGGCAAGACAACGCGCGTGCCCTACTGGTTTGCCTCGACCTCGAGCGCACCAGCTGGCGTGACCATGATGTACAACGTGGGCACCGCCCCGCGCAGAGGGCGCACGACAGTCTATTTTCGGGTATTGGACGCGGCTGGATTGGTGCTGAGCGGAGCGGATCCAACAGTGACATCCGTGTCGGGTGGCGGCACCGCCCTTGGGGTCGCCAACTACGACAGCAACTGGCCCGGCGTTTACGCTGTCTCCGTGCGGCTCGGCTTCACGGCAGGCGCCAACGTCTTCCGCATCACGGCGGGCGACCTAACTTACGACTTCACGGTGACCGGGTATTAAGTACAAGGTTTCCGAAGTTCGCACACGTATCGGCGGTAAGCGATCAGCAATCAGCCCGCGGCGGGTTTAGCTGACGGCTAGAAGCTGATCGCTGAAGGCTGTGTCGCAAATACGTCGCGGTGGTTCCGAACGTGGGTACTAAGCGCAGGAGAGGGCCGGGAGCACCAAGTGCTTTCGGCCCTTTCCAGTCCTAATCGAGCGCCGCAATCTCTCCTGGCAGAATCCGCCGCGTCCGCGGCAAGATCCCCCGTACGCTGAGCCTGCCCACCAGCGCCAACACGGCCACGAAAGTCACCAGTTCCACCACGTCGGACGTGCGGTTGCGGGGCAGAATCTTCCACAGGATGCCCACCGTCGGCTGTGCGATGCACATCGCCCAAACCGTGCCGTAGAAATACCGGCGCTCGTGGCCTTCGCCCGAGGTGGAAGGCTTCACACGCGGCAGTTTGCCCAATGCACCCAGAATCCAGACAGGCACTACCACCGGGAAGTAACCATACCAATAGATCTGCTTCATCATCCAGGTGCCAGTGGTGACAGCCACCAGCAGCCCGACCAGATTCAGCAGGCCGTAGCTGATGGCCGCACCCCAGGCGAACGTATAGCAAATACGACGGTAGAGCGGAT is a genomic window containing:
- a CDS encoding response regulator transcription factor — protein: MSSRILLIEDEPGLVLTLSDLLAAEGHEVDTAMDGLTGLAKAREGQCDLVILDIMLPGKNGLEVCRELRQQGSDVAILMLTAKSQVIDRVVGLKLGADDYLTKPFDPSELLARVEALLRRVHKESFPAVLRFQFGSVQVDFEKAELLKDGTQVNLAGKELQLLRYLIDHRGKVISREELLKNVWEYQSDISTRTVDVHVAWLRQKIEENPQFPRFIRTVRGSGYRFAS
- a CDS encoding HAMP domain-containing sensor histidine kinase, whose protein sequence is MLDLHKNKRQALLSWLFVGLLAALLATLGWLQYDWISQVSQAERTRLKESLGTSLRRVSQDFNAEVQTACSALVASEPFESERREQEYVARYVRWRESSRHPHLFRRVLVAVPDGTTVKLRELDLESESFRSVAWPEEWDALRQRLESQLNHAEFGGRRPYWAASVAESAVVELPRLRFPDSPRSAGPRGVPEPGLPEGNRGPPGLPPAGELRAEIREFRRDEFFRLNLEWLLVEVDLGTVKKDVLPELLHRHLFGSAAPEYQVEVTLRDHPEQLIYSSTGDGKAKIGTKADGTVNLMDVQFEQVMRRAAMSRARVLGRIWNGGKGGGGGPGGPREGPPEWGRWTMSVRHRSGSLETVVNQVRWRNLAVTSSVLLLMVAAIAMLVRYTQNAQRLAHMQMEFITGVSHELKTPLTVIRTAGHNLSGGLVRDEKQVQRYGNLIREEAEKLTAMVEQVLRFANAKAGRAIGEREAVDVRTLLDAAVSSASLVLDKSGCVLEQKIDGDVPPLLGDPIALKHAVQNLLTNAAKYGAEGRWIGLRACVANADGDSAVEIRVADRGAGIAPEELNQIFDPFYRGKRAVEDQIHGTGLGLSLVKRIAEAHEGNVSVRSEPGKCTEFVLTIPTVPAGQRNEFANTAD
- a CDS encoding S8 family serine peptidase, which codes for MKRNPILLTVWLVLAPGLFAETLPGRYIVELTSQPVSEYMTATRGRRANLRGAEAEAHRSRLRSEQGSMRANIEKRRGVVLESVNTVANALFVQADEQTAKDLARMPGVRRVVPVRMMHRVLDRAVLLHKVSDVWSQFGESNAGAGMKIGIIDTGIEISHPAFQNSSLTVPDTYPRANSFSDLNYTNNKVIVARSYVDLLPYRDIDYSPSDHIGHGTALATIAAGGRNEGPLATIQGVAPMAYLGVYKVFGTPGYNDYASDDAIIKAFDDAVADGMDVISLSVGDDFAPRIEDDPDVAAVQRATEAGVIVVIAAGNNGPGMNTVGSPATAPSAITVGATTNDRTFASNVEISGLSSYVAYNGYEPAGSVPVTGTVVDTSTLNGNSLGCTAFQSGSLSGKIALIQRGDCNFEDKINNARNAGAVGVLVYMRDTAPDPIYMSVGAATLPSQAISYGDGSTIKQALTTQSDLSATMHFEVGSVPVTANRLTDFSAAGPSVDGGIKPEIVAVGENFYTGTQTIDYYGDMYDSSGYVLVNGTSFSTPFVAGTAALIKSLHPGLTVDQYRSMIINNGATASNLTGDPASIQQAGGGLVDASAAVNTTVTAYPATLALGAGGTDAQVAKTLTITNIGAGHDTFTIAAETANEQMRPVVDNATVELDSGASTDLGVTWTGSGLTNGAYQGFVTITSTSTGKTTRVPYWFASTSSAPAGVTMMYNVGTAPRRGRTTVYFRVLDAAGLVLSGADPTVTSVSGGGTALGVANYDSNWPGVYAVSVRLGFTAGANVFRITAGDLTYDFTVTGY
- a CDS encoding VWA domain-containing protein; this translates as MRLASSLFLLFAVTAPFVSADDGDVTFKSDVALVRVDAQVLDRDGRAVTGLRREDFTLTQNGRRLEIRNFAREEMPVDVVLLLDVSGSMRSHVQRMADASHDALRVLGPNDRVAIMVFDRATRVRLAFRSSKDDVEREFENLLRSETFNGGTDITRALLDAANYMRKSARKDARRAIVIMTDDQTERGRNEAQVGSALAEADTVLSAIIAPDAMSSRGPGGYPQGGGRRGNSWPRGSSIPDIIWGGGGGTRMPGGGGSRYPQGGGMGSRTQSAGTSEIARESGGDSMNIDDASAFETTLARIRQRYALYFQLPAGTRAGEEHSVQISLADSVRSRYPGADVRYRGNYHAPVDMAPATGADTTVVSQSQTSPDGGSAPEPARPRRRVVLDDSSGPRGPNPNVGAPAEGASTAVSNVDAKPVAVSTATATEKKGWRRADATDLTPAPEPAATSKKK